The following are from one region of the Chromobacterium phragmitis genome:
- a CDS encoding cold-shock protein, with amino-acid sequence MATGTVKWFNDSKGFGFITPDEGGDDVFAHFSQINAKGFRTLAENQRVSFDIVEGPKGKQASNIQPI; translated from the coding sequence ATGGCAACCGGTACCGTTAAGTGGTTTAACGACTCCAAAGGCTTTGGCTTCATCACCCCGGACGAAGGCGGCGACGACGTATTTGCTCACTTCTCCCAGATCAACGCCAAGGGCTTCCGCACTCTGGCTGAAAACCAGCGCGTAAGCTTCGACATCGTCGAAGGCCCGAAGGGCAAGCAAGCCTCCAACATCCAGCCCATCTAA
- a CDS encoding dienelactone hydrolase family protein — protein sequence MSNNASFPRRAFLAGAGTLGFALAARPIAASAIHTDSQALRAGHAVIDTGGSPMPGYFARPAEGDGPWPLVIVIQEIFGVHEHIQDLCRRLAKRGYLAVAPELYFRHGNPAQAPDIDSLLRDIVSQVPDQEVLNDLDATWRWAGENGADLNRAAVTGFCWGGRQSWLYAAHNTKLKAAVAWYGKLEGPATANMPKQPLDIAGQLRVPVLGLYGGKDQSIPPASVEKMKSALNAAGNHSQIVVYPDAGHGFNADYRPSYRARDAEDGWLRMLDWFALHGAPAQGR from the coding sequence ATGAGCAACAACGCCTCTTTTCCCCGCCGCGCCTTTCTGGCCGGAGCCGGCACGCTGGGTTTCGCCCTGGCCGCGCGCCCCATCGCCGCCAGCGCCATTCATACCGACAGCCAGGCGCTGCGCGCCGGCCACGCCGTCATCGACACCGGAGGCAGTCCCATGCCAGGCTACTTCGCTCGCCCTGCCGAAGGCGACGGCCCATGGCCGCTGGTGATCGTGATACAGGAAATCTTCGGCGTGCACGAACACATCCAGGACCTGTGCCGGAGGCTGGCCAAGCGTGGCTATCTGGCCGTGGCGCCGGAATTATATTTTCGTCACGGCAACCCCGCGCAGGCGCCTGACATAGACAGCCTGCTGCGCGACATCGTCTCCCAGGTGCCGGACCAGGAGGTGCTGAACGATCTGGACGCCACCTGGCGCTGGGCAGGCGAAAACGGCGCCGACCTGAACCGCGCAGCCGTCACCGGCTTTTGCTGGGGCGGACGCCAAAGCTGGCTGTATGCCGCACACAACACCAAGCTGAAAGCCGCCGTCGCCTGGTACGGCAAGCTGGAAGGCCCCGCTACGGCCAATATGCCCAAGCAGCCATTGGATATCGCCGGCCAATTGCGGGTGCCGGTATTGGGACTCTACGGCGGCAAGGACCAGAGCATTCCGCCGGCCAGCGTGGAAAAAATGAAATCTGCGCTCAACGCGGCGGGAAACCACAGCCAGATCGTCGTGTATCCGGATGCCGGCCACGGCTTCAATGCCGACTACCGCCCAAGCTATCGCGCACGCGACGCGGAAGATGGCTGGCTCCGAATGCTGGACTGGTTTGCCCTGCATGGCGCGCCCGCTCAAGGGCGTTAA
- a CDS encoding HD domain-containing phosphohydrolase: MATKQLTPEIIDPIAFQDFRDALSDYAPQLEQLVCQLEDGSGNEEKIAQLFRILHSIKGDANLCQVHFFEPYMNVLEHLLDRVRHKELPYLDVLGDVLLLVMDRLVLMLDAVAEDLPLDDLRMDALRIRLEPLLEKKPEDLPQACAWLVSSMMGQAPSVPAPTQEAGNGHGGHRFADLQFFRSLAAQLEQRLPAFSGRTERNLALALETNRLSERPVPMEQLAAAIYMHDIGMMLLPESLWLKAGNLSVEDRRQLSAHPGWAAGLLERMPDWQEAARMVAQHHERPDGSGYPDGVRDGAICPGACVLALVDAFESVMLKHAQQGQRRSMLRAVAELNASERQFDSYWLQLFNQVVRTRLELGSVVGGA, translated from the coding sequence ATGGCCACCAAACAGCTGACGCCGGAAATCATCGATCCCATCGCGTTTCAAGATTTTAGAGACGCTTTGTCAGATTACGCGCCGCAATTGGAACAGCTGGTATGCCAGCTGGAGGATGGCAGCGGCAACGAGGAAAAAATCGCCCAGTTGTTTCGCATCCTGCATAGCATCAAAGGAGATGCCAACCTGTGCCAGGTGCATTTTTTCGAGCCGTACATGAATGTGTTGGAGCATTTGCTGGATAGAGTCAGGCACAAGGAGCTGCCGTATCTGGATGTGCTGGGCGATGTGCTGCTGCTGGTGATGGACCGGCTGGTGTTGATGCTGGACGCGGTGGCTGAGGATTTGCCCCTGGACGATTTGAGGATGGACGCGCTGCGGATACGGTTGGAGCCTTTGCTGGAAAAAAAGCCAGAGGATTTGCCTCAGGCTTGCGCCTGGCTGGTGTCCAGCATGATGGGGCAGGCGCCGTCAGTGCCCGCGCCGACGCAGGAGGCCGGCAATGGGCATGGCGGCCACCGGTTCGCGGATCTGCAATTCTTCCGTTCGCTGGCCGCGCAGCTGGAGCAGCGTCTGCCCGCCTTCTCCGGCCGAACCGAACGCAATCTGGCGCTGGCGTTGGAAACCAACCGCCTGTCAGAACGGCCGGTACCGATGGAGCAATTGGCGGCCGCCATCTACATGCACGATATCGGCATGATGCTGTTGCCCGAGTCTTTGTGGCTGAAGGCGGGTAACCTGAGCGTGGAGGACCGGCGGCAGTTGTCCGCCCATCCGGGCTGGGCCGCGGGGCTGTTGGAGCGGATGCCGGATTGGCAGGAGGCGGCGAGAATGGTGGCCCAGCATCATGAGCGGCCCGATGGCAGCGGCTATCCGGATGGCGTGAGAGATGGGGCCATCTGCCCGGGCGCTTGCGTGCTGGCGCTGGTGGACGCGTTCGAGTCGGTGATGCTCAAGCATGCCCAGCAGGGCCAGCGCCGCTCGATGCTGCGTGCGGTGGCGGAACTGAACGCGTCCGAGCGGCAATTCGATTCTTACTGGCTACAGCTGTTCAATCAGGTGGTGCGTACCCGGCTGGAGCTGGGCAGCGTGGTGGGAGGCGCTTAG